The following proteins come from a genomic window of Caloenas nicobarica isolate bCalNic1 chromosome 6, bCalNic1.hap1, whole genome shotgun sequence:
- the ALS2 gene encoding alsin isoform X1 — MDSQDSSSGEAEGAKERGLVYVWKAGSCSVTPERLPGLCGKTVLQAALGIQHGLLLTEGGEVYSFGKLPWRSGLEESCARSPVVENTLLGHRVITVAAGSFHNGAVTESGVVYMWGSNSAGQCAVADQPCVPEPQPISISDSETSPLLSVRILQLACGEEHTLALSLSREIWAWGSGCQLGLITTTFPVTKPQKVEHLAGRVVLQIACGAHHSLALVQCLPAQEMKPIPERCNHCSQLLITMTDKEDHVIISDSHCCPLGVALSDNPPESRGFCPSSETPEGKSITGSQSEDCQKPLVEEHTLVALESDRASVLSSNDGQEDGGVSSPGNVLFPEKKEVKEYFISLSDHSLNENLEKNICTEPEQPSQEEELSACIPGPPGTSTSALNSLVASCASAVGVRVAATYEAGALSLKKVMNFYGTSSSDPASQSAGGSPGPEALKDSREEQVRLESMQGKKSSSLVDIREEESEGGSRRLSLPGLLSQVSPRLLRKVGRAKMRTVALTPTYSGEADALLPSLRTEVWSWGKGKEGQLGHGDVLPRLQPLCVKSLDGKEVIHLSAGGHHSLALTAKSQVYSWGSNSSGQLGHLNSPTTVPRLAKVCGDGVWSTAAGADYSLFLADEEDFQPGLYYSGQETATDNLHENSCTKSPVLLLSCSKIGYISNVIAGGDNCLVLVDKNVMGYIASLHELASTERRFYFKLSEIKSQILRPLLGLDNLGNANTIQLLQEMASRFSKLCYLIGQHGASLSSFLHGVKEARSLAILKHSSLFLDSYSEYCTSVTNFLVMGGFTLLAKPAIDFLSKNQELLQKLSEKNEENLQLVEVLNALFFMPFGQLHNYARTLLKLATCFEVASPEYQKLQDSSSCYENLAVHLSRKRKEAEYTLGFWKTFPGKMTDSLRKPERRLICESSNRGLSLQHAGRFSVNWFILFNDALVHAQFSTHHIFPLSTLWVEALSEETGNVNGLKITTPEEQFVLVSSTPQEKTKWLRAISQAVDQALRGTSDSILYGAGGNVPRQEPPISRSAKYTFYKDPRFKDAVYDGRWLSGKPHGRGTLKWADGRMYSGTFRTGLEDGYGEYRVPNKALNKDDHYVGYWKEGKMCGHGVYSYATGEVYEGCFQDNMRHGHGLLRSGKLTSSSPSMFIGQWTMDKKCGYGVFDDITRGEKYMGMWQDDLCQGNGVVVTQFGLYYEGAFSTNKMMGTGILLSEDDTVYEGEFSDNWTLSGKGTLTLPNGDYIEGLFSGEWGSGIKITGTYFKPSLYENEKDKPKALLMGAFVRRKLGILAVPPDEKWKAVFEECWSQLGCDSPGQGDRWKAWDNIAVALTTNRRQHRDSPELLSRSHTQTLESLEFIPQHIGAFTLEKYENIKKYLIKACDTPLHPLGKLVETLVAVYRMTYVGVGANRRLLQEAVREIKSYLKRIFQLVRFLFPDLPEEGSTIPFLAPETKGRRSFCSAKSDSRSESPEPGYVVTSFGLLLPVLLPRLYPPLFMLYALDNEREEDIYWECVLRLNKQTDLALLSFLGVQAKFWPGTVSVLGESRKVSSNTKDACFASAVECLQQISTTFTPADKLKVIQQTFEEISQNVLETLQEDFLWSMDDLFPVFLYVVLRARIRNLGSEVHLIEDLMDPYLQHGEQGIMFTTLKACYYQIQHEKLT; from the exons ATGGACTCACAGGACAGCAG CTCAGGAGAGGCAGAAGGAGCCAAAGAGAGAGGCCTGGTCTATGTTTGGAAGGCTGGTTCCTGCTCCGTCACTCCAGAAAGGCTTCCAGGCCTCTGTGGAAAGACTGTGTTACAGGCAGCCCTTGGAATACAGCATGGCTTGCTGCTAACAGAAG gTGGAGAGGTGTACAGCTTTGGAAAGCTGCCCTGGAGATCAGGACTGGAGGAGTCATGTGCCAGGAGTCCTGTCGTAGAAAATACTTTGCTTGGGCATCGTGTTATTACAGTGGCAGCTGGCAGCTTCCATAACGGAGCCGTGACAGAAAGCGGCGTGGTGTACATGTGGGGGAGCAACTCTGCTGGCCAGTGTGCAGTCGCTGATCAGCCGTGTGTGCCGGAGCCACAGCCCATCAGTATTTCGGATTCCGAAACCAGCCCTCTGTTGTCAGTAAGGATTTTGCAGCTGGCATGTGGAGAGGAGCACACGCTGGCCCTGTCGCTGAGCCGGGAGATATGGGCTTGGGGGAGCGGCTGCCAGCTGGGTCTCATAACAACGACCTTCCCGGTGACGAAGCCCCAGAAGGTGGAGCACCTGGCAGGCCGCGTTGTGCTCCAGATCGCCTGCGGAGCGCACCACAGCCTGGCCCTGGTGCAGTGTCTTCCCGCGCAGGAGATGAAACCTATCCCGGAGAGATGCAACCATTGCAGTCAGCTACTCATCACCATGACGGACAAGGAAGACCATGTCATCATTTCAGATAGTCACTGCTGCCCGCTGGGGGTAGCGCTGTCTGATAACCCACCAGAAAGCCGTGGCTTCTGTCCTTCCTCGGAGACCCCGGAAGGCAAAAGTATAACAGGTAGCCAAAGCGAAGACTGTCAGAAACCACTTGTGGAAGAGCATACGCTTGTTGCTTTAGAATCTGATAGAGCAAGCGTGCTTTCCAGCAACGATGGGCAAGAAGATGGTGGAGTTTCCAGCCCTGGAAATGTTCTGTTCccagagaaaaaagaagtgaaagagtACTTCATCAGTTTATCAGATCACTCATTAAATGAGAACCTGGAGAAAAACATCTGCACAGAACCTGAGCAG cCTTCTCAAGAAGAAGAACTCAGTGCTTGTATCCCTGGCCCTCCAGGTACCAGCACATCTGCCTTGAACAGCTTGGTGGCCTCTTGTGCGTCAGCAGTCGGTGTGAGAGTGGCTGCTACGTATGAAGCTGGAGCGTTGTCCCTGAAGAAAGTAATGAACTTCTATGGCACTTCTTCAAGTGACCCAGCATCTCAGTCTGCTGGCGGGTCCCCGGGGCCCGAGGCTCTGAAGGACAGTCGAGAAGAGCAGGTCAGGCTGGAATCCATGCAGGGGAAGAAGAGTTCCAGTTTAGTAGACATTAGAGAGGAGGAATCGGAAGGAGGGAGTCGGAGACTTTCCCTGCCCGGCTTGTTGTCACAAG tttctccaaGGCTCCTCCGGAAGGTAGGGCGGGCAAAAATGAGGACTGTGGCTCTGACTCCAACCTACAGTGGTGAGGCTGATGCTCTTTTACCCTCTCTAAGGACAGAGGTGTggagctggggaaaggggaaggaaggacagcttGGACATGGCGACGTTCTGCCGAG GCTTCAGCCGCTGTGTGTGAAAAGCCTAGATGGTAAAGAAGTGATTCACCTCTCTGCTGGTGGCCATCATTCCTTAGCACTCACTGCCAAATCCCAG GTGTATTCATGGGGCAGTAATAGCTCTGGCCAGCTTGGTCACTTGAACTCCCCAACAACGGTCCCTCGTCTCGCAAAG GTGTGTGGTGATGGTGTTTGGAgtacagcagcaggagcagattATTCCCTCTTCTTAGCAGATGAGGAAGACTTCCAACCTGGATTATATTACAGTGGCCAGGAGACAGCAACAGACAATTTGCATGAAAACAGCTGTACTAAGAGTCCAGTTTTGTTACTATCCTGTAGCAAG aTAGGGTACATAAGCAATGTGATAGCTGGTGGTGACAACTGCTTGGTATTAGTAGACAAAAACGTAATGGGATATATTGCCAGTTTGCATGAGTTGGCTTCTACTGAGAGAAGGTTTTATTTCAAACTGAGCGAGATCAAATCTCAGATTCTTAGACCTCTTTTAGGTTTAG ATAACTTGGGCAATGCAAATACAATCCAGTTGTTGCAGGAAATGGCAAGCAGGTTCAGCAAGCTGTGCTATCTCATCGGTCAACACGGAGCTTCTTTAAGTAGCTTTCTTCATGGAGTAAAAGAAGCCAGGAGCTTGGCCATCCTCAAGCACTCCAGTCTCTTTTTGGATAGTTACTCTGA GTATTGTACTTCAGTGACAAACTTCCTCGTCATGGGAGGATTTACGCTTCTGGCAAAGCCAGCAAT AGACTTCTTGAGTAAAAACCAGGAGCTGTTACAGAAACTGTCTGAGAAGAATGAGGAAAACCTCCAGCTAGTGGAAGTTCTGAATGCTCTGTTTTTCATGCCATTTGGACAACTTCATAATTACGCTAGAACTCTGCTAAAGCTTGCCACGTGTTTTGAAGTG GCATCTCCAGAATACCAGAAGCTACAAGATTCTAGTTCTTGTTACGAGAACCTCGCTGTCCATctgagcaggaaaagaaaagaagcagaatacACACTTGGCTTCTGGAAGACCTTTCCTGGGAAAATGACG GACTCCTTGCGGAAACCAGAGCGTCGTTTAATCTGTGAAAGCAGCAATCGGGGTTTGTCGCTGCAGCATGCTGGAAGATTCTCTGTCAACTGGTTCATCCTCTTCAACGATGCTCTGGTACACGCTCAG TTCTCAACGCaccatatttttcccttgtcCACACTGTGGGTAGAAGCTCTTTCAGAAGAAACCGGTAATGT GAATGGATTGAAGATTACAACACCAGAGGAGCagtttgttcttgtttcttcaACACCACAGGAAAAG ACCAAGTGGCTGAGGGCGATAAGCCAAGCGGTGGATCAGGCCCTTAGAGGGACTTCTGACTCAATTCTATATGGAGCTGGTGGGAACGTGCCAAGACAGGAACCTCCTATTTCTCGCAGTGCCAAATACACCTTCTATAAGGACCCTCGATTTAAGGATGCTGTTTATGATGGGAGATGGCTTTCAGGAAAACCCCACGGCAG AGGAACACTCAAGTGGGCGGATGGAAGAATGTACTCTGGGACTTTCCGGACTGGGCTGGAGGATGG GTACGGCGAATACCGAGTGCCGAACAAAGCGCTGAACAAGGATGACCATTACGTGGGGTACTGGAAGGAAGGCAAAATGTGTGGGCACGGGGTCTACAG cTATGCTACTGGTGAGGTGTATGAAGGGTGTTTCCAGGATAACATGCGGCACGGGCACGGGCTGCTGCGCAGCGGGAAGCTGACCTCGTCCTCTCCCAGTATGTTCATCGGGCAGTGGACGATGGATAAGAAGTGTGGTTATGGAGTTTTCGATGATATCACACG aggaGAGAAGTATATGGGAATGTGGCAGGATGATCTGTGCCAAGGCAATGGTGTTGTGGTGACGCAGTTTGGACTGTATTACGAAGGAGCCTTCAGCACCAACAAAATGATG GGGACTGGAATTCTTCTCTCTGAGGATGATACGGTCTATGAGGGGGAATTTTCAGATAACTGGACTCTGAGTGGAAAG GGAACACTGACCTTGCCCAATGGAGATTATATTGAAGGTCTCTTCAGTGGAGAATGGGGATCTGGGATAAAAATCACAGGAACCTACTTCAAACCCAGCTTGTATGAGAATGAGAAGGACAAACCTAAAGCATT ACTAATGGGTGCCTTTGTTAGGCGGAAGCTGGGGATCCTGGCGGTGCCCCCCGACGAGAAGTGGAAGGCAGTGTTTGAGGAGTGCTGGAGCCAGCTGGGCTGCGACAGCCCCGGCCAGGGCGACCGCTGGAAGGCTTGGGACAACATCGCCGTGGCCCTGACCACCAACCGgcggcagcacagggacag CCCAGAATTATTGAGCCGCTCACATACTCAGACACTGGAAAGTTTGGAATTCATTCCACAACACATTGGTGCCTTCACcctggaaaaatatgaaaatataaaaaaatatttgataaag GCTTGTGATACTCCTCTGCATCCGCTGGGCAAGCTGGTGGAAACGCTCGTAGCTGTCTACAGGATGACCTACGTTGGCGTAGGCGCTAACCGGCGGTTACTGCAGGAGGCTGTCAGGGAGATCAAGTCCTACCTCAAGCGCATCTTCCAGTTGGTTAG GTTCTTGTTTCCTGATCTCCCGGAAGAGGGCAGCACAATTCCATTTCTGGCACCAGAGACAAAGGGAAGGCGATCGTTTTGCAGTGCGAAATCAGATTCCAGATCAGAGTCTCCTGAGCCGGG CTATGTGGTAACCAGTTTTGGGTTGCTGCTCCCCGTGTTGCTGCCACGGCTCTACCCTCCTCTGTTTATGCTGTATGCCTTAGACAACGAGCGGGAGGAAGATATTTACTGGGAATGTGTTTTAcgtctaaacaaacaaacagatctGGCTCTTCTGAGTTTTCTTGGAGTGCAAGC GAAATTTTGGCCAGGAACTGTATCTGTCCTCGGAGAGAGTCGAAAG GTATCCTCAAACACAAAAGATGCCTGCTTTGCCTCTGCAGTTGAATGTTTGCAGCAAATCAG CACCACATTTACCCCAGCTGACAAGCTGAAGGTGATCCAGCAAACTTTTGAAGAGATCTCTCAGAATGTACTCGAGACACTTCAGGAAGATTTTCTGTGGTCCATGGATGActtatttcctgtttttctctatGTGGTGCTACGAGCCAG GATAAGGAATTTGGGGTCTGAGGTGCACTTAATCGAAGACCTGATGGATCCTTATCTGCAGCATGGGGAGCAAGGCATCATGTTCACTACATTGAAG GCATGTTACTACCAGATTCAACACGAAAAGCTTACCTAG
- the ALS2 gene encoding alsin isoform X2, giving the protein MDSQDSSSGEAEGAKERGLVYVWKAGSCSVTPERLPGLCGKTVLQAALGIQHGLLLTEGGEVYSFGKLPWRSGLEESCARSPVVENTLLGHRVITVAAGSFHNGAVTESGVVYMWGSNSAGQCAVADQPCVPEPQPISISDSETSPLLSVRILQLACGEEHTLALSLSREIWAWGSGCQLGLITTTFPVTKPQKVEHLAGRVVLQIACGAHHSLALVQCLPAQEMKPIPERCNHCSQLLITMTDKEDHVIISDSHCCPLGVALSDNPPESRGFCPSSETPEGKSITGSQSEDCQKPLVEEHTLVALESDRASVLSSNDGQEDGGVSSPGNVLFPEKKEVKEYFISLSDHSLNENLEKNICTEPEQPSQEEELSACIPGPPGTSTSALNSLVASCASAVGVRVAATYEAGALSLKKVMNFYGTSSSDPASQSAGGSPGPEALKDSREEQVRLESMQGKKSSSLVDIREEESEGGSRRLSLPGLLSQVSPRLLRKVGRAKMRTVALTPTYSGEADALLPSLRTEVWSWGKGKEGQLGHGDVLPRLQPLCVKSLDGKEVIHLSAGGHHSLALTAKSQVYSWGSNSSGQLGHLNSPTTVPRLAKVCGDGVWSTAAGADYSLFLADEEDFQPGLYYSGQETATDNLHENSCTKSPVLLLSCSKIGYISNVIAGGDNCLVLVDKNVMGYIASLHELASTERRFYFKLSEIKSQILRPLLGLDNLGNANTIQLLQEMASRFSKLCYLIGQHGASLSSFLHGVKEARSLAILKHSSLFLDSYSEYCTSVTNFLVMGGFTLLAKPAIDFLSKNQELLQKLSEKNEENLQLVEVLNALFFMPFGQLHNYARTLLKLATCFEVASPEYQKLQDSSSCYENLAVHLSRKRKEAEYTLGFWKTFPGKMTDSLRKPERRLICESSNRGLSLQHAGRFSVNWFILFNDALVHAQFSTHHIFPLSTLWVEALSEETGNVNGLKITTPEEQFVLVSSTPQEKTKWLRAISQAVDQALRGTSDSILYGAGGNVPRQEPPISRSAKYTFYKDPRFKDAVYDGRWLSGKPHGRGTLKWADGRMYSGTFRTGLEDGYGEYRVPNKALNKDDHYVGYWKEGKMCGHGVYSYATGEVYEGCFQDNMRHGHGLLRSGKLTSSSPSMFIGQWTMDKKCGYGVFDDITRGEKYMGMWQDDLCQGNGVVVTQFGLYYEGAFSTNKMMGTGILLSEDDTVYEGEFSDNWTLSGKGTLTLPNGDYIEGLFSGEWGSGIKITGTYFKPSLYENEKDKPKALRKLGILAVPPDEKWKAVFEECWSQLGCDSPGQGDRWKAWDNIAVALTTNRRQHRDSPELLSRSHTQTLESLEFIPQHIGAFTLEKYENIKKYLIKACDTPLHPLGKLVETLVAVYRMTYVGVGANRRLLQEAVREIKSYLKRIFQLVRFLFPDLPEEGSTIPFLAPETKGRRSFCSAKSDSRSESPEPGYVVTSFGLLLPVLLPRLYPPLFMLYALDNEREEDIYWECVLRLNKQTDLALLSFLGVQAKFWPGTVSVLGESRKVSSNTKDACFASAVECLQQISTTFTPADKLKVIQQTFEEISQNVLETLQEDFLWSMDDLFPVFLYVVLRARIRNLGSEVHLIEDLMDPYLQHGEQGIMFTTLKACYYQIQHEKLT; this is encoded by the exons ATGGACTCACAGGACAGCAG CTCAGGAGAGGCAGAAGGAGCCAAAGAGAGAGGCCTGGTCTATGTTTGGAAGGCTGGTTCCTGCTCCGTCACTCCAGAAAGGCTTCCAGGCCTCTGTGGAAAGACTGTGTTACAGGCAGCCCTTGGAATACAGCATGGCTTGCTGCTAACAGAAG gTGGAGAGGTGTACAGCTTTGGAAAGCTGCCCTGGAGATCAGGACTGGAGGAGTCATGTGCCAGGAGTCCTGTCGTAGAAAATACTTTGCTTGGGCATCGTGTTATTACAGTGGCAGCTGGCAGCTTCCATAACGGAGCCGTGACAGAAAGCGGCGTGGTGTACATGTGGGGGAGCAACTCTGCTGGCCAGTGTGCAGTCGCTGATCAGCCGTGTGTGCCGGAGCCACAGCCCATCAGTATTTCGGATTCCGAAACCAGCCCTCTGTTGTCAGTAAGGATTTTGCAGCTGGCATGTGGAGAGGAGCACACGCTGGCCCTGTCGCTGAGCCGGGAGATATGGGCTTGGGGGAGCGGCTGCCAGCTGGGTCTCATAACAACGACCTTCCCGGTGACGAAGCCCCAGAAGGTGGAGCACCTGGCAGGCCGCGTTGTGCTCCAGATCGCCTGCGGAGCGCACCACAGCCTGGCCCTGGTGCAGTGTCTTCCCGCGCAGGAGATGAAACCTATCCCGGAGAGATGCAACCATTGCAGTCAGCTACTCATCACCATGACGGACAAGGAAGACCATGTCATCATTTCAGATAGTCACTGCTGCCCGCTGGGGGTAGCGCTGTCTGATAACCCACCAGAAAGCCGTGGCTTCTGTCCTTCCTCGGAGACCCCGGAAGGCAAAAGTATAACAGGTAGCCAAAGCGAAGACTGTCAGAAACCACTTGTGGAAGAGCATACGCTTGTTGCTTTAGAATCTGATAGAGCAAGCGTGCTTTCCAGCAACGATGGGCAAGAAGATGGTGGAGTTTCCAGCCCTGGAAATGTTCTGTTCccagagaaaaaagaagtgaaagagtACTTCATCAGTTTATCAGATCACTCATTAAATGAGAACCTGGAGAAAAACATCTGCACAGAACCTGAGCAG cCTTCTCAAGAAGAAGAACTCAGTGCTTGTATCCCTGGCCCTCCAGGTACCAGCACATCTGCCTTGAACAGCTTGGTGGCCTCTTGTGCGTCAGCAGTCGGTGTGAGAGTGGCTGCTACGTATGAAGCTGGAGCGTTGTCCCTGAAGAAAGTAATGAACTTCTATGGCACTTCTTCAAGTGACCCAGCATCTCAGTCTGCTGGCGGGTCCCCGGGGCCCGAGGCTCTGAAGGACAGTCGAGAAGAGCAGGTCAGGCTGGAATCCATGCAGGGGAAGAAGAGTTCCAGTTTAGTAGACATTAGAGAGGAGGAATCGGAAGGAGGGAGTCGGAGACTTTCCCTGCCCGGCTTGTTGTCACAAG tttctccaaGGCTCCTCCGGAAGGTAGGGCGGGCAAAAATGAGGACTGTGGCTCTGACTCCAACCTACAGTGGTGAGGCTGATGCTCTTTTACCCTCTCTAAGGACAGAGGTGTggagctggggaaaggggaaggaaggacagcttGGACATGGCGACGTTCTGCCGAG GCTTCAGCCGCTGTGTGTGAAAAGCCTAGATGGTAAAGAAGTGATTCACCTCTCTGCTGGTGGCCATCATTCCTTAGCACTCACTGCCAAATCCCAG GTGTATTCATGGGGCAGTAATAGCTCTGGCCAGCTTGGTCACTTGAACTCCCCAACAACGGTCCCTCGTCTCGCAAAG GTGTGTGGTGATGGTGTTTGGAgtacagcagcaggagcagattATTCCCTCTTCTTAGCAGATGAGGAAGACTTCCAACCTGGATTATATTACAGTGGCCAGGAGACAGCAACAGACAATTTGCATGAAAACAGCTGTACTAAGAGTCCAGTTTTGTTACTATCCTGTAGCAAG aTAGGGTACATAAGCAATGTGATAGCTGGTGGTGACAACTGCTTGGTATTAGTAGACAAAAACGTAATGGGATATATTGCCAGTTTGCATGAGTTGGCTTCTACTGAGAGAAGGTTTTATTTCAAACTGAGCGAGATCAAATCTCAGATTCTTAGACCTCTTTTAGGTTTAG ATAACTTGGGCAATGCAAATACAATCCAGTTGTTGCAGGAAATGGCAAGCAGGTTCAGCAAGCTGTGCTATCTCATCGGTCAACACGGAGCTTCTTTAAGTAGCTTTCTTCATGGAGTAAAAGAAGCCAGGAGCTTGGCCATCCTCAAGCACTCCAGTCTCTTTTTGGATAGTTACTCTGA GTATTGTACTTCAGTGACAAACTTCCTCGTCATGGGAGGATTTACGCTTCTGGCAAAGCCAGCAAT AGACTTCTTGAGTAAAAACCAGGAGCTGTTACAGAAACTGTCTGAGAAGAATGAGGAAAACCTCCAGCTAGTGGAAGTTCTGAATGCTCTGTTTTTCATGCCATTTGGACAACTTCATAATTACGCTAGAACTCTGCTAAAGCTTGCCACGTGTTTTGAAGTG GCATCTCCAGAATACCAGAAGCTACAAGATTCTAGTTCTTGTTACGAGAACCTCGCTGTCCATctgagcaggaaaagaaaagaagcagaatacACACTTGGCTTCTGGAAGACCTTTCCTGGGAAAATGACG GACTCCTTGCGGAAACCAGAGCGTCGTTTAATCTGTGAAAGCAGCAATCGGGGTTTGTCGCTGCAGCATGCTGGAAGATTCTCTGTCAACTGGTTCATCCTCTTCAACGATGCTCTGGTACACGCTCAG TTCTCAACGCaccatatttttcccttgtcCACACTGTGGGTAGAAGCTCTTTCAGAAGAAACCGGTAATGT GAATGGATTGAAGATTACAACACCAGAGGAGCagtttgttcttgtttcttcaACACCACAGGAAAAG ACCAAGTGGCTGAGGGCGATAAGCCAAGCGGTGGATCAGGCCCTTAGAGGGACTTCTGACTCAATTCTATATGGAGCTGGTGGGAACGTGCCAAGACAGGAACCTCCTATTTCTCGCAGTGCCAAATACACCTTCTATAAGGACCCTCGATTTAAGGATGCTGTTTATGATGGGAGATGGCTTTCAGGAAAACCCCACGGCAG AGGAACACTCAAGTGGGCGGATGGAAGAATGTACTCTGGGACTTTCCGGACTGGGCTGGAGGATGG GTACGGCGAATACCGAGTGCCGAACAAAGCGCTGAACAAGGATGACCATTACGTGGGGTACTGGAAGGAAGGCAAAATGTGTGGGCACGGGGTCTACAG cTATGCTACTGGTGAGGTGTATGAAGGGTGTTTCCAGGATAACATGCGGCACGGGCACGGGCTGCTGCGCAGCGGGAAGCTGACCTCGTCCTCTCCCAGTATGTTCATCGGGCAGTGGACGATGGATAAGAAGTGTGGTTATGGAGTTTTCGATGATATCACACG aggaGAGAAGTATATGGGAATGTGGCAGGATGATCTGTGCCAAGGCAATGGTGTTGTGGTGACGCAGTTTGGACTGTATTACGAAGGAGCCTTCAGCACCAACAAAATGATG GGGACTGGAATTCTTCTCTCTGAGGATGATACGGTCTATGAGGGGGAATTTTCAGATAACTGGACTCTGAGTGGAAAG GGAACACTGACCTTGCCCAATGGAGATTATATTGAAGGTCTCTTCAGTGGAGAATGGGGATCTGGGATAAAAATCACAGGAACCTACTTCAAACCCAGCTTGTATGAGAATGAGAAGGACAAACCTAAAGCATT GCGGAAGCTGGGGATCCTGGCGGTGCCCCCCGACGAGAAGTGGAAGGCAGTGTTTGAGGAGTGCTGGAGCCAGCTGGGCTGCGACAGCCCCGGCCAGGGCGACCGCTGGAAGGCTTGGGACAACATCGCCGTGGCCCTGACCACCAACCGgcggcagcacagggacag CCCAGAATTATTGAGCCGCTCACATACTCAGACACTGGAAAGTTTGGAATTCATTCCACAACACATTGGTGCCTTCACcctggaaaaatatgaaaatataaaaaaatatttgataaag GCTTGTGATACTCCTCTGCATCCGCTGGGCAAGCTGGTGGAAACGCTCGTAGCTGTCTACAGGATGACCTACGTTGGCGTAGGCGCTAACCGGCGGTTACTGCAGGAGGCTGTCAGGGAGATCAAGTCCTACCTCAAGCGCATCTTCCAGTTGGTTAG GTTCTTGTTTCCTGATCTCCCGGAAGAGGGCAGCACAATTCCATTTCTGGCACCAGAGACAAAGGGAAGGCGATCGTTTTGCAGTGCGAAATCAGATTCCAGATCAGAGTCTCCTGAGCCGGG CTATGTGGTAACCAGTTTTGGGTTGCTGCTCCCCGTGTTGCTGCCACGGCTCTACCCTCCTCTGTTTATGCTGTATGCCTTAGACAACGAGCGGGAGGAAGATATTTACTGGGAATGTGTTTTAcgtctaaacaaacaaacagatctGGCTCTTCTGAGTTTTCTTGGAGTGCAAGC GAAATTTTGGCCAGGAACTGTATCTGTCCTCGGAGAGAGTCGAAAG GTATCCTCAAACACAAAAGATGCCTGCTTTGCCTCTGCAGTTGAATGTTTGCAGCAAATCAG CACCACATTTACCCCAGCTGACAAGCTGAAGGTGATCCAGCAAACTTTTGAAGAGATCTCTCAGAATGTACTCGAGACACTTCAGGAAGATTTTCTGTGGTCCATGGATGActtatttcctgtttttctctatGTGGTGCTACGAGCCAG GATAAGGAATTTGGGGTCTGAGGTGCACTTAATCGAAGACCTGATGGATCCTTATCTGCAGCATGGGGAGCAAGGCATCATGTTCACTACATTGAAG GCATGTTACTACCAGATTCAACACGAAAAGCTTACCTAG